The Streptomyces spororaveus genome includes a region encoding these proteins:
- a CDS encoding sensor histidine kinase encodes MQGRFKRDGSAAAEQEPRGGTDRGSSPQHAQNRGPAVEGAGPDTSAAVKAKGRGKSVKARVKAKAGPTPPAGLPAEQDAAIPKAPNGPGSRLAMQNWRISTRLVSLLTLPVVAATTLGGFRINDSLNDIAQLEHMQLLTTMTRQATNLAAMLQEERDLSAGPLSLSNGKTTSSVDVVRQQTDTAAKAFNAATDKVDSTGEKDDTLRSIRNNVLQIGRQLTNIETIRTRAYTAGAQQTVSEYNAVIVSLLSLSQDMAQATSNPEMIKRTRALAAFSAAKEYASIQRAIIAASLPDTNERQGVLRENDRLYALSAQKGEQQAKTTFGLVYQGRTEELLAGLGDSNSEISTADGYSRRVLASPDAFLREKNRSWLDWYDADGTKLQAMKVIELTLLEEMEQKARELKNEAQQDAIINGALILLVLGVSLVGAFVMARSMIRSLRRLQDTATRVAQDRLPELVKQLSESDPQDVDTSVESVGVHTRDEIGQVAAAFDDVHREAVRLAAEQALLRGNVNAMFTNLSRRSQGLIQRQLSLISELESREADPDQLSSLFKLDHLATRMRRNGENLLVLAGEEPGRRWTRPVPLVDVLRAAASEVEQYERVELASVPGTDVAGRVVNDLVHVLAELLENATSFSSPQTKVKVTGHALPDGRVLVEIHDTGIGLSPEDLAAINERLASPPTVDVSVSRRMGLFVVGRLSLRHGIRIQLRPSDSGGTTALVMLPVDVAQGGKKPAPMAGQGGQGGPGGAPGAPGAQGAMGGAPARPSVGSGPQRGQVAGGGQRAALPGRDGAAGQRPQGGRPQQGGPGAPGGRPQQGPTTAGQGQSAFGSGAPLPTRGPVPSPGFGGGAQARPASGPTGYPQGNGFERPQQPQQQQPQQQQPQQPAAPAAPASNGSRPQLPPRGGGPRAELPGPQTTSWGSDQARGHDELSGPGSTAEFARPDFNAPMPQADGGNSTTGQFERPDVRGPMNPSTTGQFERPGYQPQRPGGPGVGGYAPQQPQAQAPQAGNGYAPAPAARPETPRLPQAHRPEALPPAQSSGDARSPIFDTLESNWFREEGQQPPAQGPGTAIPQQGQQPQQSAPAAPAPQQQSLPQRGQEQAADSAATATGAMPTVSWKSSPNDELMRQAERVRQPAAGGITTSGLPRRVPRANLVAGTAQQQAEAQTGPQVSRAPDDVRGRLTNLRRGIQQGRQAGNNGPATGSYHIDPTYQQER; translated from the coding sequence GTGCAGGGACGATTCAAGAGGGATGGCAGCGCTGCGGCGGAGCAGGAGCCGCGCGGCGGGACCGACCGTGGCTCCTCGCCCCAGCACGCCCAGAACCGCGGGCCGGCTGTCGAGGGCGCAGGCCCCGACACCTCCGCCGCGGTGAAGGCGAAGGGCCGTGGGAAGTCCGTGAAGGCCAGGGTCAAGGCGAAAGCCGGACCCACCCCGCCTGCCGGACTACCGGCTGAGCAGGACGCGGCGATACCGAAGGCCCCCAACGGGCCCGGTTCTCGCCTCGCCATGCAGAACTGGCGCATCAGCACGCGACTGGTGTCGCTGCTGACCCTGCCGGTCGTCGCCGCCACCACGCTCGGTGGCTTCCGTATCAACGACTCGCTCAACGACATCGCGCAGCTGGAGCACATGCAGCTCCTGACGACGATGACGCGACAGGCCACCAACCTGGCGGCCATGCTCCAGGAGGAGCGTGACCTGTCGGCGGGTCCCCTCTCGCTCTCCAACGGCAAGACCACCAGCAGTGTCGACGTCGTGCGCCAGCAGACCGACACCGCGGCCAAGGCCTTCAACGCCGCGACCGACAAGGTCGACAGCACGGGCGAGAAGGACGACACGCTCAGGTCGATCCGTAACAACGTCCTGCAGATCGGCCGCCAGCTCACCAACATCGAGACGATCCGCACCCGGGCGTACACCGCCGGCGCCCAGCAGACCGTCAGTGAGTACAACGCGGTCATCGTCTCGCTGCTCTCGCTCTCCCAGGACATGGCGCAGGCCACCTCCAACCCGGAGATGATCAAGCGTACCCGCGCCCTGGCCGCGTTCTCCGCCGCCAAGGAGTACGCCTCCATCCAGCGCGCGATCATCGCCGCCTCGCTCCCCGACACCAACGAGCGACAGGGTGTGCTGCGGGAGAACGACCGGCTGTACGCCCTCTCCGCGCAGAAGGGCGAGCAGCAGGCGAAGACCACCTTCGGGCTCGTCTACCAGGGCCGGACCGAGGAGCTCCTCGCGGGTCTGGGTGACAGCAACTCCGAGATCTCCACCGCCGACGGCTACTCCCGCCGCGTGCTGGCCAGCCCGGACGCGTTCCTCCGGGAGAAGAACCGCTCCTGGCTCGACTGGTACGACGCCGACGGCACCAAGCTCCAGGCCATGAAGGTCATCGAGCTGACCCTGCTCGAAGAGATGGAGCAGAAGGCCCGTGAGCTGAAGAACGAGGCCCAGCAGGACGCCATCATCAACGGTGCCCTGATCCTCCTCGTCCTCGGTGTCTCCCTCGTCGGCGCCTTCGTCATGGCCCGCTCGATGATCCGCTCGCTGCGCCGCCTGCAGGACACCGCGACGCGCGTCGCCCAGGACCGCCTGCCCGAGCTCGTCAAGCAGCTGTCCGAGTCCGACCCGCAGGACGTGGACACGTCCGTGGAGTCGGTCGGTGTGCACACCCGCGACGAGATCGGCCAGGTGGCCGCGGCATTCGACGACGTGCACCGCGAGGCCGTCCGACTCGCCGCCGAGCAGGCCCTCCTGCGAGGCAACGTCAACGCGATGTTCACCAACCTCTCGCGCCGTTCGCAGGGCCTCATCCAGCGTCAGCTCTCGCTCATCTCCGAGCTGGAGTCGCGCGAGGCCGACCCGGACCAGCTGTCCTCGCTCTTCAAGCTCGACCACCTCGCGACCCGCATGCGCCGTAACGGCGAAAACCTCCTCGTCCTCGCGGGCGAGGAGCCGGGCCGCCGGTGGACCCGCCCCGTCCCGCTGGTCGACGTGCTCCGTGCCGCCGCCTCCGAGGTGGAGCAGTACGAGCGTGTCGAGCTGGCCTCGGTGCCCGGCACCGACGTCGCCGGCCGCGTGGTCAACGACCTCGTGCACGTCCTCGCCGAGCTGCTGGAGAACGCCACCTCGTTCTCCTCCCCGCAGACCAAGGTCAAGGTCACCGGTCACGCGCTCCCCGACGGCCGCGTGCTCGTCGAGATCCACGACACCGGTATCGGTCTCTCCCCCGAGGACCTCGCCGCGATCAACGAGCGACTCGCGTCGCCGCCGACCGTGGACGTCTCCGTCTCCCGCCGCATGGGTCTGTTCGTGGTCGGCCGCCTGTCCCTGCGACACGGCATCCGTATCCAGCTGCGCCCCTCCGACTCGGGTGGTACGACGGCCCTCGTCATGCTGCCGGTCGACGTCGCCCAGGGCGGCAAGAAGCCGGCTCCGATGGCGGGCCAGGGCGGTCAGGGCGGCCCCGGCGGCGCTCCGGGTGCTCCCGGTGCGCAGGGTGCCATGGGCGGCGCGCCCGCACGTCCCTCCGTGGGCTCGGGCCCGCAGCGCGGTCAGGTCGCCGGCGGCGGCCAGCGTGCCGCTCTGCCGGGCCGCGACGGCGCCGCCGGTCAGCGTCCGCAGGGCGGCCGCCCGCAGCAGGGCGGTCCCGGTGCTCCCGGTGGCCGTCCGCAGCAGGGGCCGACCACCGCGGGCCAGGGCCAGAGCGCCTTCGGTTCCGGTGCTCCGCTGCCGACCCGCGGTCCGGTCCCCAGCCCCGGCTTCGGTGGTGGCGCGCAGGCCCGTCCGGCGTCCGGTCCGACCGGGTACCCGCAGGGCAACGGCTTCGAGCGACCGCAGCAGCCTCAGCAGCAGCAGCCGCAACAGCAGCAGCCCCAGCAGCCGGCCGCTCCCGCGGCACCGGCTTCGAACGGCTCCCGGCCGCAGCTGCCGCCGCGTGGTGGCGGTCCGCGTGCGGAGCTGCCCGGCCCGCAGACCACCAGCTGGGGCAGCGACCAGGCGCGCGGTCACGACGAGCTCTCGGGCCCCGGCTCGACGGCCGAGTTCGCCCGCCCGGACTTCAACGCCCCGATGCCCCAGGCGGACGGCGGCAACAGCACGACCGGCCAGTTCGAGCGTCCGGACGTACGGGGCCCCATGAACCCGTCCACCACCGGACAGTTCGAGCGCCCGGGCTACCAGCCCCAGCGGCCCGGCGGTCCCGGTGTCGGCGGATACGCCCCGCAGCAGCCGCAGGCCCAGGCTCCGCAGGCCGGCAACGGGTACGCACCCGCACCGGCCGCGCGCCCCGAGACCCCGCGGCTGCCGCAGGCCCACCGGCCGGAGGCACTGCCCCCGGCCCAGAGCTCCGGCGACGCCCGCAGCCCGATCTTCGACACCCTGGAGTCGAACTGGTTCCGCGAGGAGGGGCAGCAGCCCCCCGCGCAGGGACCGGGGACGGCGATCCCCCAGCAGGGCCAGCAGCCGCAGCAGTCCGCTCCGGCGGCTCCGGCGCCGCAGCAGCAGTCGCTGCCGCAGCGCGGTCAGGAGCAGGCGGCCGACTCGGCCGCCACGGCGACCGGCGCCATGCCGACCGTCAGCTGGAAGTCCTCGCCGAACGACGAGCTGATGCGGCAGGCCGAGCGGGTACGTCAGCCCGCCGCGGGCGGCATCACGACCTCGGGGCTGCCCCGCCGGGTCCCGCGGGCGAACCTCGTGGCCGGCACCGCGCAGCAGCAGGCCGAGGCGCAGACGGGTCCGCAGGTCTCACGTGCCCCGGACGACGTCCGCGGCCGTCTGACCAACCTCCGACGCGGTATCCAGCAGGGCCGTCAGGCCGGCAACAACGGACCGGCGACCGGCAGTTACCACATCGACCCCACTTACCAGCAGGAGCGTTAG
- a CDS encoding roadblock/LC7 domain-containing protein, whose protein sequence is MSQAAQNLNWLITNFVDNTPGVSHTVVVSADGLLLAMSEGFPRDRADQLAAVASGLTSLTAGASRIFEGGAVNQTVVEMDRGFLFLMSVSDGSSLAVLAHPECDIGLVGYEMALLVDRAGSVLTPDLRAELQGSLLS, encoded by the coding sequence ATGAGCCAGGCGGCACAGAACCTGAACTGGTTGATCACCAACTTCGTGGACAACACCCCTGGGGTGTCCCACACGGTGGTGGTCTCCGCCGACGGACTCCTTCTGGCGATGTCCGAAGGATTCCCCCGCGACCGCGCCGATCAGCTGGCGGCCGTGGCCTCCGGACTGACCTCGCTGACCGCCGGTGCCTCCCGCATCTTCGAGGGCGGCGCCGTCAACCAGACCGTCGTCGAGATGGACCGGGGATTCCTCTTCCTCATGTCGGTCTCGGACGGATCCTCGCTGGCCGTACTGGCGCACCCCGAGTGCGACATCGGCCTCGTGGGCTACGAGATGGCTCTTCTGGTGGATCGCGCGGGCAGTGTCCTCACCCCGGACCTGCGTGCCGAACTGCAGGGAAGTCTGCTCAGCTGA
- a CDS encoding DUF742 domain-containing protein, which produces MTPPPAYSDSYGDSYSEGDQPLVRPYAMTGGRTRPRYQLAIEALVSTTADPMHLSGLLPEHQRICTLCREVKSVAEVSALLSMPLGVARILVADLAEAGMVAIHQPGNGEAGGTPDVTLLERVLSGLRNI; this is translated from the coding sequence ATGACCCCGCCCCCCGCCTACTCCGATTCGTACGGAGACTCGTACTCGGAAGGCGACCAGCCGCTGGTGCGGCCGTACGCGATGACCGGCGGCCGGACCCGGCCCCGCTACCAGCTCGCCATCGAGGCGCTGGTCAGCACCACCGCCGATCCGATGCACCTGTCCGGCCTGCTCCCGGAGCACCAGCGCATCTGCACGCTGTGCCGCGAGGTCAAGTCGGTCGCCGAGGTCTCCGCACTGCTGTCGATGCCGCTCGGTGTCGCCCGGATCCTCGTCGCCGACCTGGCGGAGGCCGGAATGGTGGCCATCCACCAGCCGGGCAATGGAGAGGCCGGCGGCACGCCGGATGTAACGCTGCTCGAAAGGGTGCTCAGTGGCCTTCGGAACATCTAG
- a CDS encoding GTP-binding protein: MAFGTSSGAAPRSTTSAKIVVAGGFGVGKTTFVGAVSEINPLRTEAVMTSASAGIDDLTHTGDKTTTTVAMDFGRITLDQDLILYLFGTPGQDRFWFMWDDLVRGAIGAIVLVDTRRLADCFPAVDYFENSGLPFVVALNGFEGHQPYTPEEVREALQIGPGAPIITTDARHRADAKSALITLVEHALMARLK; encoded by the coding sequence GTGGCCTTCGGAACATCTAGCGGAGCGGCTCCCCGCTCCACCACCTCCGCGAAGATCGTGGTGGCGGGCGGCTTCGGCGTGGGCAAGACCACGTTCGTCGGGGCCGTGTCGGAGATCAATCCGCTGCGCACCGAAGCCGTGATGACCAGCGCCTCGGCCGGGATCGACGACCTCACCCACACCGGTGACAAGACGACCACCACCGTCGCCATGGACTTCGGCCGCATCACGCTGGACCAGGACCTGATCCTGTACCTCTTCGGTACCCCGGGCCAGGACCGCTTCTGGTTCATGTGGGACGACCTCGTGCGCGGCGCCATCGGCGCGATCGTGCTCGTGGACACCCGCCGTCTCGCCGACTGCTTCCCCGCGGTCGACTACTTCGAGAACAGCGGCCTGCCGTTCGTCGTGGCGCTCAACGGCTTCGAGGGCCACCAGCCCTACACGCCGGAGGAAGTCCGCGAGGCCCTGCAGATCGGCCCGGGGGCTCCGATCATCACCACCGACGCCCGCCACCGCGCGGACGCGAAGAGCGCGCTCATCACGCTCGTCGAGCACGCCCTCATGGCGCGGCTCAAATAA